In Persicimonas caeni, a single window of DNA contains:
- a CDS encoding J domain-containing protein: protein MAGDLKDTTFQALRDRLRAVITSEFEQMAPSDVASVLESLAAELGNEDIEDIAEASSSQVESSSHTSAALEEQPVSVKRGGWTESLTSRLSQPAVPSQTSRSGGLRQVVLRAETPDAVAALLYQAVEVGAIFVAFADAPKLNDLINVELEFPESQFAVETQGRVVHTSSAGTAVEVSQLDREDRAALEAIYEDHREHLDKSRAPGAVEPSEESYADTREVELSETSEDSDVSSPKNVSVRRTLQGPPPVRMASISSSTVDTEESKDNAFERHKRPSTSVVLGALSPQSRRGDFSVRRSVELTDPDLRVLTSTQRALRDDPWAGKTFGPEASWIEPASDPDRVETLAEERIIDVLLQLSGSGFTGLLEIEGDNVKRQVYFDGGLTVEMTRKPRTPREELGPMLHMADRIDEQQLGMAAAHADENDTTFERSLLELEILDHDRIRHAIAGRITYLLRQTCEVKDGEVRVYDSDSLPAGYLPAPPLRVHVPVERIIFKRLFERLKLLETDERDVLVAEQLDTYPEVAPGERDRLERAVLAEEHSRLVDRIVSGRRRLREVFTESNLSPAETFAVVYALHRMGVLRFDTSLHQTIVRERFRENVTVKYLSVHKASYFEVLNVHWSSYDEVVEKAYKELIEQFDPASVPEAMEPEVHQRVREIRDRIESAYQVLAEREQRHGYRKRIMPEYKLAHAIPLFMKQAELAERRSHWSEALDSLRRVLEIEPDNDKAQLRYARIQDLQDGRLSANPAESSF from the coding sequence ATGGCGGGCGATCTGAAGGACACGACATTTCAAGCGCTGCGAGACCGGCTTCGAGCCGTCATCACCTCCGAATTCGAGCAGATGGCTCCGTCCGACGTGGCCAGCGTCTTGGAGAGCCTTGCGGCCGAGTTGGGGAACGAGGACATCGAGGACATCGCGGAAGCGTCCTCCTCACAGGTGGAGTCCTCGTCGCACACGTCTGCCGCTCTGGAAGAACAGCCCGTGAGCGTGAAGCGGGGCGGCTGGACTGAGAGTCTGACGAGCCGCCTTTCCCAACCAGCCGTTCCCTCACAAACAAGCAGAAGTGGCGGATTGCGCCAGGTTGTGCTGCGCGCCGAGACGCCCGACGCGGTCGCCGCGCTGCTCTACCAGGCGGTGGAAGTGGGCGCGATCTTTGTCGCCTTCGCCGACGCCCCCAAGCTCAACGACCTGATCAACGTCGAGCTCGAGTTTCCCGAGTCGCAGTTCGCCGTCGAAACCCAGGGCCGAGTGGTCCACACCTCGTCGGCGGGCACCGCGGTCGAGGTGTCGCAGCTCGACCGCGAGGATCGGGCCGCGCTCGAAGCCATCTACGAAGACCATCGTGAACACCTCGACAAGAGCCGGGCTCCCGGCGCGGTCGAACCCTCCGAAGAGTCGTACGCCGACACGCGTGAGGTCGAGCTATCGGAGACTTCCGAGGACTCCGATGTGTCGAGTCCCAAAAACGTCTCCGTGCGCCGCACCCTGCAGGGGCCGCCGCCGGTGCGCATGGCGAGTATTTCGAGCTCGACGGTCGACACCGAGGAATCCAAAGACAACGCGTTCGAACGTCACAAACGTCCGAGCACGAGCGTCGTGCTCGGCGCGCTGAGCCCGCAGAGCCGGCGCGGTGATTTTTCGGTGCGCCGCTCGGTCGAGCTGACCGACCCCGACCTTCGCGTGCTCACCTCCACGCAGCGCGCGCTGCGTGATGATCCGTGGGCGGGAAAGACCTTCGGGCCCGAAGCGTCGTGGATCGAGCCGGCGTCCGACCCGGACCGCGTCGAGACGCTGGCCGAAGAGCGCATCATCGACGTGCTTTTGCAGCTGTCGGGCAGCGGATTCACCGGTCTGCTCGAGATCGAGGGCGACAACGTCAAGCGTCAGGTCTACTTCGACGGCGGACTGACCGTCGAGATGACTCGCAAGCCGCGCACGCCCCGCGAAGAACTCGGGCCGATGCTGCACATGGCCGATCGCATCGACGAACAGCAGTTGGGCATGGCGGCGGCTCACGCGGACGAGAACGACACGACGTTCGAGCGAAGCCTGCTCGAGCTCGAGATTCTCGACCACGACCGCATCCGTCACGCCATCGCCGGTCGCATCACCTACCTGTTGCGACAAACATGCGAGGTCAAAGACGGCGAAGTGCGCGTCTACGACAGCGACTCACTGCCGGCGGGCTACTTGCCGGCGCCGCCGCTTCGCGTCCACGTGCCCGTCGAGCGGATCATCTTCAAGCGTCTCTTCGAGCGCCTCAAGCTTCTGGAGACCGACGAGCGCGACGTGCTCGTCGCCGAGCAACTCGACACCTACCCGGAAGTCGCCCCCGGCGAGCGCGACCGCCTCGAGCGCGCCGTCCTCGCCGAGGAGCATTCGCGTCTGGTCGACCGCATCGTCTCGGGGCGGCGTCGGCTGCGCGAGGTCTTTACCGAGAGCAACCTGTCGCCCGCCGAGACCTTCGCGGTGGTCTACGCGCTGCACCGCATGGGCGTGTTGCGCTTCGATACGTCGTTGCACCAGACCATCGTGCGTGAGCGCTTCCGCGAGAACGTCACCGTCAAATACTTGAGCGTGCATAAGGCGAGCTACTTCGAGGTGCTCAACGTGCACTGGTCGAGCTACGACGAGGTCGTCGAGAAGGCCTACAAGGAGCTCATCGAGCAGTTCGACCCGGCCAGCGTGCCCGAGGCGATGGAGCCCGAGGTTCACCAACGCGTGCGTGAAATCCGCGACCGCATCGAGTCGGCCTACCAGGTGCTGGCCGAGCGCGAGCAACGCCACGGCTACCGCAAGCGGATCATGCCCGAGTACAAACTCGCCCACGCGATCCCACTTTTCATGAAGCAAGCGGAGCTGGCCGAGCGGCGCTCCCACTGGTCCGAGGCGCTCGATTCGCTGCGCCGCGTGCTCGAGATCGAGCCGGACAACGACAAGGCCCAGCTGCGCTACGCGCGCATCCAAGATCTGCAGGACGGCCGCCTGTCGGCCAACCCCGCGGAATCTAGCTTCTAA
- a CDS encoding alkaline phosphatase family protein (catalyzes the interconversion of 3-phosphoglycerate and 2-phosphoglycerate; this enzyme does not require the cofactor 2,3-bisphosphoglycerate as a phosphate donor; BPG-independent PGAM; aPGAM), producing the protein MERLRLLSELCFRNDSKILFWVFDGIGGVPHPDTGKTELETAQIPNLDAFARRASCGGLEAHGAGVAPGSGPGHLSLFGYPLEHFDLPRGVLEVLGAQQCYHNGKPCDDFALQPTDLAMRGNYATLERIGDRLVIGDRRANNIATESSDEVSRALSAGIDLDGYDVYIFPGKQHRFAAVIRGADLRSGLTDADPQRSGLSPRAVEAERPEAQHAADLVNEFVRQATEVLEAEPEANTVLLRGIGTPPSVPSLQELYGIKCAAIATYPMYRGIARLLGMDVLDVPSMSHEDQVKTLEENFNKHDFFYLHIKETDSVAHKGDFDAKVRIFEECDALFARALELDFDVVVVTGDHCTPSVLGDHSWHPIPTALWSKTVLSGQASALTERECLKGMLGRRASRDILPLALAEAGRLKKFGA; encoded by the coding sequence ATGGAACGACTTCGTCTGCTCAGTGAGCTGTGCTTTCGGAACGACTCCAAGATTCTGTTCTGGGTCTTCGACGGTATCGGCGGCGTGCCGCACCCGGACACCGGCAAGACCGAGCTCGAGACGGCGCAGATTCCCAACCTGGATGCGTTCGCTAGGCGAGCCTCCTGTGGCGGCCTCGAAGCGCATGGCGCCGGCGTCGCGCCCGGCAGCGGGCCAGGGCACTTGTCGCTCTTTGGCTACCCGCTCGAGCATTTCGACCTGCCGCGCGGCGTCCTCGAGGTGCTCGGCGCGCAGCAGTGCTACCACAACGGAAAGCCGTGCGATGACTTCGCGCTCCAGCCCACCGACTTGGCGATGCGCGGCAATTACGCCACGCTCGAGCGAATTGGCGACCGTCTGGTCATCGGCGACCGTCGCGCCAACAATATCGCGACCGAGTCGAGCGACGAGGTCTCGCGCGCGCTCAGCGCCGGCATCGACCTCGACGGCTACGATGTCTACATCTTTCCGGGCAAACAGCACCGATTCGCGGCGGTGATTCGCGGCGCCGACTTGCGCAGCGGGCTGACCGACGCCGACCCGCAACGCTCGGGGCTCTCGCCGCGGGCGGTCGAGGCCGAGCGACCCGAGGCGCAGCATGCCGCCGACCTGGTCAACGAATTCGTTCGGCAGGCGACCGAGGTGCTCGAGGCCGAACCCGAGGCCAACACCGTGCTGCTGCGCGGCATCGGCACGCCGCCGTCGGTGCCGAGTCTGCAGGAGTTGTACGGCATCAAGTGTGCGGCGATCGCCACCTACCCGATGTACCGCGGCATCGCGCGTCTGCTCGGGATGGATGTGCTCGACGTGCCGAGCATGTCCCACGAGGATCAGGTCAAAACCCTCGAGGAGAACTTCAACAAGCACGACTTCTTCTACCTTCACATCAAAGAGACCGACAGCGTGGCCCACAAAGGCGACTTCGACGCCAAGGTACGCATCTTCGAGGAGTGCGACGCGCTGTTCGCGCGTGCGCTCGAGCTCGACTTCGACGTGGTGGTGGTCACCGGAGACCACTGCACTCCGAGCGTGCTGGGAGACCACTCGTGGCATCCGATTCCCACCGCGTTGTGGTCGAAGACCGTGCTGTCGGGGCAGGCGAGCGCGCTGACCGAGCGCGAATGCCTGAAGGGCATGCTGGGGCGCCGCGCATCACGCGACATCTTGCCGCTGGCGCTCGCCGAGGCAGGACGCCTCAAGAAATTTGGGGCTTGA
- a CDS encoding SPOR domain-containing protein translates to MSRKRTSRKKASNSGGGKFKRLLGWTVLIAIVFSAGLITGERLVRRENLAPLVSVTDQVAEPTDEDGTNGKDGDKAEEQEDEEPTFAFFDGLTRKDEVALSSTRKKAEKPAPKAKKPAPKPDKKAEPKAKEPAPKPEQKAEPAAEAPKKAEQAAARYTLQVAAHPEMESAKAHMDRLRKMGLEPHLVSAAIPGKGKFYRVRVGKFQSMDEARSFQGDLKRKNSLSTFVSPL, encoded by the coding sequence ATGAGTCGAAAAAGAACCAGCCGAAAGAAAGCCAGCAACAGCGGAGGCGGAAAGTTCAAGCGTCTGTTGGGCTGGACGGTGCTCATCGCCATCGTCTTCAGCGCCGGACTCATCACCGGCGAGCGCCTGGTGCGACGCGAAAACCTCGCCCCGCTCGTCTCGGTCACCGATCAGGTGGCCGAGCCGACCGACGAAGACGGCACAAACGGTAAAGACGGTGACAAGGCCGAGGAGCAAGAGGACGAAGAGCCGACTTTTGCTTTCTTCGACGGGCTCACCCGCAAGGACGAGGTGGCGCTCTCTTCGACGCGAAAGAAAGCCGAGAAGCCCGCCCCGAAAGCCAAAAAGCCGGCCCCCAAGCCTGACAAGAAAGCCGAGCCGAAAGCAAAAGAGCCCGCTCCCAAGCCGGAACAGAAAGCCGAGCCGGCCGCAGAAGCCCCGAAGAAGGCCGAGCAAGCCGCTGCCCGCTACACGCTGCAGGTCGCCGCGCACCCCGAAATGGAGAGCGCCAAGGCTCACATGGATCGCCTGCGCAAGATGGGCCTCGAGCCCCACCTCGTCTCGGCCGCCATCCCCGGCAAAGGCAAGTTCTACCGCGTGCGCGTCGGCAAGTTCCAGTCGATGGACGAGGCCCGCTCCTTCCAGGGTGACCTCAAGCGCAAGAACAGCCTGAGTACCTTCGTCTCGCCCCTCTGA
- a CDS encoding NAD(+)/NADH kinase yields MNSNPHILVAHKKSAYEKLVLEEHDESVARLISEDDISVRRLKRSHEAHTRSLDNISEHLSSCGIRFDKCFRGDVVETSGYDLVVTVGGDGTVLDLSHRITHTPLLAINSDPESSIGYFCAGTADDFPELLSRTIEARWEPFELRRFHTTINNETSSVPVLNDVLISHSNPAAVSHYLLTVDENEPEEQRSSGIWVSTPAGSTAAIRSAGGYVLPLDSKRLQFLVREPYPMRSHTYHFLKGIRPLGERFEVISKMHDGRIFVDGPHISYPFSIGDVVAIDADAPPLVMYGLDERRRTAE; encoded by the coding sequence TTGAATAGCAATCCGCACATCTTGGTCGCGCACAAAAAGAGCGCCTACGAGAAGCTCGTGCTCGAGGAGCATGACGAGTCGGTCGCTCGGCTCATCTCCGAGGACGACATCAGCGTGCGCCGGCTCAAGCGCTCCCACGAAGCGCACACCCGAAGCCTCGACAATATCAGCGAGCACCTCAGCTCGTGCGGCATCCGGTTCGACAAGTGCTTTCGCGGCGACGTCGTCGAAACGTCCGGCTACGACCTGGTTGTCACCGTCGGCGGCGACGGCACCGTGCTCGACCTGTCGCACCGCATCACCCACACCCCGCTGCTGGCGATCAACTCCGACCCCGAGTCGAGCATCGGCTACTTTTGCGCCGGCACCGCCGACGATTTCCCGGAGCTGCTCTCGCGCACCATCGAAGCGCGCTGGGAGCCCTTCGAGTTGCGCCGATTCCACACGACCATCAACAACGAAACGTCGAGCGTGCCGGTGCTCAACGATGTGCTCATCAGCCACTCGAATCCCGCCGCCGTCTCTCATTATTTGCTGACGGTCGACGAGAACGAGCCCGAAGAGCAGCGCTCCAGCGGCATCTGGGTGTCGACGCCGGCCGGCTCGACCGCCGCGATTCGCTCGGCAGGCGGCTACGTGCTGCCGCTGGACAGCAAGCGGCTGCAATTCTTGGTGCGAGAGCCCTACCCCATGCGCTCGCATACCTACCACTTCCTCAAGGGGATTCGCCCCCTCGGCGAGCGCTTCGAGGTGATATCGAAGATGCACGACGGGCGCATCTTCGTTGACGGGCCCCATATCAGCTACCCGTTCTCCATCGGCGACGTCGTGGCCATCGACGCCGACGCACCGCCGCTGGTCATGTACGGGCTCGACGAGCGCCGCCGCACCGCCGAATAG
- a CDS encoding sensor histidine kinase, whose amino-acid sequence MSPKWTDYIASKIRAVVGRPVESPRGSEAPLRAAFEQAPFAFQTYSPDGAAKTANQRWHELWDAPPGALDGYNVFEDPQVRALGVVDQIRCAFAGEVVRLSPIYYDPSRIGRQGEPRWIRVSFYPLKDQNGEIFEVVQVTDDITALVQAEAAQRRALELQRLALASAKMGMWDFDVNAQTVAWDARCRELFGATEPVVPLEVPMSRIHENDRPEVNAALEAAVDPTLDNAYDVEFRVIPRPGELRWVHATGKALHESGGADAIGTRLVGVVGDTTEQKQATQRKDEFLAMLGHELRNPLAAIQLAVDLLEQQGEVASIRERTVAMLGRQSAQMAKLIDGLLDVSRIVRGKIMVDKQEVDLTQLLHDVIAVREGNAKAKNIHLEVELASDEPMALCADPARLTQIFENLVSNALKFTDPGGTVKVVAERSNGCAVVRVSDTGIGFRPERADVLFEAFKQEPQDIARQRGGLGLGLAVAAGLVELHGGTIEAHSSGLGEGATFTVRLPL is encoded by the coding sequence ATGAGTCCGAAGTGGACGGATTATATTGCGTCGAAGATTCGAGCGGTCGTCGGTCGGCCCGTAGAATCGCCTCGCGGCAGCGAGGCACCGCTGCGCGCAGCCTTCGAGCAGGCTCCGTTTGCCTTCCAGACGTACTCGCCGGACGGAGCCGCCAAGACGGCCAACCAACGCTGGCATGAGTTGTGGGATGCGCCACCTGGTGCTCTCGACGGTTATAATGTCTTCGAGGACCCGCAGGTGCGCGCCCTGGGCGTCGTCGACCAGATTCGGTGCGCGTTCGCCGGAGAAGTCGTACGTCTGTCGCCGATTTACTACGACCCTTCGCGCATCGGACGACAGGGCGAGCCAAGGTGGATTCGCGTGTCGTTTTATCCGCTCAAGGACCAAAACGGTGAGATCTTCGAAGTGGTTCAGGTGACCGATGATATCACCGCGTTGGTGCAGGCAGAGGCCGCGCAGCGCCGCGCGCTCGAGCTGCAGCGCCTGGCGCTCGCGTCGGCAAAGATGGGCATGTGGGACTTCGACGTGAACGCGCAGACGGTCGCTTGGGACGCGCGCTGTCGAGAGCTCTTCGGTGCGACCGAGCCCGTGGTGCCCCTCGAGGTGCCGATGTCGCGCATTCACGAGAACGATCGACCGGAGGTGAATGCTGCGCTCGAGGCCGCGGTAGATCCGACATTAGACAACGCCTACGACGTCGAATTCCGAGTGATTCCGCGACCCGGCGAGCTTCGATGGGTCCACGCGACCGGAAAGGCGCTGCACGAGAGCGGCGGCGCCGACGCCATCGGCACGCGCCTCGTCGGTGTAGTAGGCGATACAACCGAGCAAAAGCAGGCAACCCAGCGTAAGGACGAGTTTTTGGCCATGCTGGGCCACGAATTGCGCAACCCATTGGCCGCCATCCAACTGGCCGTGGATCTGCTCGAGCAACAGGGTGAGGTGGCCTCCATTCGAGAGCGCACCGTGGCGATGCTCGGGCGTCAATCGGCCCAGATGGCCAAATTGATCGACGGGCTTCTGGATGTGTCGCGGATCGTGCGCGGCAAGATCATGGTCGACAAACAGGAGGTCGACCTCACCCAACTGCTGCACGACGTCATCGCCGTGAGAGAGGGAAACGCCAAGGCCAAGAATATCCATTTGGAGGTAGAACTAGCCTCCGATGAGCCCATGGCACTCTGCGCCGATCCCGCCCGCCTCACCCAGATCTTCGAGAATTTGGTTTCGAACGCTCTCAAGTTCACCGATCCCGGCGGCACCGTCAAAGTTGTGGCCGAGCGCTCGAACGGCTGCGCCGTGGTGCGCGTGAGCGATACCGGCATCGGCTTTCGGCCCGAGCGAGCCGACGTTCTCTTCGAAGCGTTCAAGCAAGAGCCCCAAGACATCGCTCGCCAGCGCGGGGGGCTGGGCCTCGGATTGGCCGTGGCTGCGGGGCTGGTCGAATTGCACGGGGGAACCATCGAGGCGCACAGCTCGGGGCTAGGCGAGGGCGCGACGTTCACCGTACGCCTGCCGCTATGA
- a CDS encoding FAD-containing oxidoreductase: MKERTEVVSELEKERDIGMHPDELIEKLRENVEITDRTYRLETYEDCFVGEEACAWMVEAGVARDIEEAERIGNLLLEAGVFHHVLREHKFENDYLFYRFSSDEDHGRKAESGSGGKVSWSDVFGPAHPGDSGVGLQPRMPDDVMLQTATKVDQIGVEPMDEANVELLDQVHPPAWVNPEPKDRYNMVVIGAGTGGLVTAAAVAGLGGKVAIIEKHLMGGDCLNFGCVPSKALLRAARAAAEVRRAGEFGVHVRGEVEIDFGQVMERVRAVRAQLSHHDSAERFAKELGVDVFLGEARFSGPNTVRVGETELDFAKACIATGAQPAVPSIAGLKEAPYLTSSSLFNLTELPARFGVIGAGPIGAEMAQAFSRLGAQVTLFDIQERILPREDVEAAEIVHRALEEDGVVFRLGADIGRVSSGDESSSICVHLNVGEAGRETCKFDQLLVATGRRPNVTELGLEEAGVEFDERHGVAVDDRLQTTNSDIYAVGDVATRYRFTHAADFMARMVVRNALFFGRQKFDDLLIPWCTYTDPEVAHVGLYPRDLEERGINYRTLTQPFDEVDRAVLEGESEGFVRLHVDDSGAILGATIVGPRAGDLISEITVAMRAGMELDTLADVIHPYPTTASAIRQAGDAYNRTRLTLTVKKLLRRVLSMRR, from the coding sequence ATGAAAGAGCGAACGGAAGTCGTCTCGGAGCTCGAGAAAGAACGAGATATCGGAATGCACCCCGACGAGCTCATCGAGAAGCTGCGCGAGAATGTCGAGATTACCGACCGTACATACCGGCTAGAGACCTACGAGGATTGCTTTGTCGGTGAGGAGGCGTGCGCGTGGATGGTCGAGGCGGGGGTGGCCCGCGACATCGAGGAGGCCGAGCGAATCGGCAACCTGTTGCTCGAAGCCGGGGTGTTCCACCATGTGCTACGCGAGCACAAGTTCGAGAACGATTACCTGTTCTACCGGTTCTCGTCCGATGAGGATCACGGACGCAAGGCCGAGAGCGGCAGCGGCGGAAAGGTGTCGTGGTCCGATGTATTCGGGCCGGCGCATCCTGGCGACTCCGGCGTGGGGCTGCAGCCGCGCATGCCGGACGACGTGATGCTCCAAACGGCGACAAAGGTCGACCAAATCGGCGTGGAGCCGATGGACGAGGCAAACGTCGAGTTGCTCGACCAGGTGCATCCGCCCGCTTGGGTCAATCCGGAGCCGAAGGACCGCTACAACATGGTCGTCATCGGCGCAGGAACCGGCGGATTGGTCACCGCCGCGGCCGTGGCCGGCCTGGGCGGCAAAGTCGCGATCATCGAAAAGCATCTGATGGGTGGTGACTGCTTGAACTTCGGGTGCGTGCCCTCCAAGGCGTTGCTCCGGGCGGCTCGTGCTGCCGCCGAGGTGCGGCGCGCCGGGGAGTTCGGCGTGCACGTTCGAGGCGAAGTCGAGATCGATTTCGGGCAGGTCATGGAGCGGGTACGCGCGGTACGTGCTCAGCTCTCGCACCACGACTCGGCCGAGCGATTCGCAAAGGAGTTGGGGGTCGATGTGTTCCTGGGCGAAGCTAGGTTCAGCGGACCGAACACGGTGCGGGTGGGGGAGACCGAACTCGACTTCGCCAAGGCGTGTATTGCCACCGGGGCACAGCCGGCGGTTCCTTCCATCGCGGGCCTGAAGGAGGCGCCGTATTTGACGAGCTCGAGCCTGTTCAATTTGACCGAGCTCCCTGCGCGGTTTGGTGTGATTGGCGCCGGGCCCATTGGTGCGGAGATGGCCCAAGCGTTCAGCCGGTTGGGAGCGCAGGTGACCCTCTTCGATATCCAGGAGCGCATTTTGCCGCGTGAGGATGTCGAAGCGGCCGAAATCGTGCATCGCGCGCTCGAGGAAGATGGCGTGGTGTTTCGGCTCGGCGCGGATATCGGCAGGGTGTCGTCCGGAGACGAATCGTCGAGTATCTGCGTGCACCTGAACGTCGGGGAGGCAGGTCGCGAAACATGTAAATTCGACCAGCTCTTGGTCGCCACCGGACGACGCCCCAATGTCACGGAACTAGGACTCGAAGAGGCCGGCGTCGAGTTCGACGAGCGTCACGGCGTGGCCGTGGACGACAGGCTACAGACGACGAACTCCGATATTTATGCTGTCGGAGATGTCGCCACGCGTTATCGGTTCACCCACGCCGCCGACTTTATGGCGCGAATGGTCGTAAGGAACGCGCTATTCTTCGGGCGTCAGAAGTTCGACGATTTGTTGATTCCCTGGTGCACCTACACCGATCCAGAAGTTGCTCACGTGGGGCTCTATCCGCGCGACCTCGAAGAGCGGGGCATCAATTACCGGACGTTGACACAGCCCTTTGATGAAGTCGATCGGGCCGTCTTGGAAGGAGAGAGCGAGGGGTTTGTTCGCCTGCACGTCGACGACTCCGGAGCCATCCTCGGGGCGACGATCGTGGGGCCGCGTGCCGGTGACCTCATTAGCGAAATTACCGTGGCGATGCGCGCGGGCATGGAGCTCGACACGCTGGCCGATGTCATTCATCCGTACCCGACGACTGCTTCGGCGATTCGACAGGCAGGCGACGCGTATAATCGGACTCGTTTGACGTTGACCGTCAAGAAGCTACTGCGTCGGGTGTTGTCCATGCGCCGCTGA
- a CDS encoding SCP2 sterol-binding domain-containing protein: MATAQEIFSETLPNKLEGNEKIQSINSVYQFNITGDDGGSWTVDFTKDGDYVSEGESDDADVTIEMKDSDFVDMWEGKLPGPQAFMMGKIKIQGDMGLAMKLQTFMG; the protein is encoded by the coding sequence ATGGCGACTGCACAGGAAATCTTCAGCGAGACGCTTCCCAACAAGCTCGAAGGCAACGAGAAGATCCAGAGCATCAACTCGGTCTACCAGTTCAACATCACTGGCGACGACGGTGGTTCCTGGACGGTCGACTTCACCAAAGACGGCGACTACGTCAGCGAGGGTGAGTCCGACGATGCCGACGTGACCATCGAGATGAAGGACAGCGACTTTGTCGACATGTGGGAGGGCAAGCTGCCCGGACCGCAGGCCTTCATGATGGGCAAGATCAAGATCCAGGGCGACATGGGCCTGGCGATGAAGCTTCAGACCTTCATGGGCTAA
- a CDS encoding CaiB/BaiF CoA transferase family protein: protein MNADELWLSDLKVLDLSRLLPGPFCTLMLADMGADVLKIESTTGGDYARYYPPMAGEYGAFFAGINRNKRSMTLNLKEETGVYVLQKLVEEADILVESFRPGVMDRLCLGYETLSDINEGLIYCSISGYGQIGPMKGKAGHDLNYMARAGLLEQNGRHGESPVVPGFQLADIAGGALYAAVGILAALHKRERTGKGAHVDISMTDGALSFHLPMHSSLAAGQPQERGRGMLTGGLPCYNVYETKDGKYLSVGSLEPKFWMGFVQVIDAPEVAGEGMNAGEQGEETRAQVAEVLRQKTLEEWLSLFEEADVCVEPVRSPAEVLEDELFKAREMFFDIAGVHQTRTPLTPKDREHTAAPGLGEHTEEVLEGLGYGAEEVGAMKDEGVI, encoded by the coding sequence ATGAACGCTGACGAGTTGTGGTTGTCCGATTTGAAAGTCCTCGACCTCTCGAGGCTTTTGCCCGGGCCGTTTTGCACGTTGATGCTGGCGGATATGGGCGCGGACGTCCTGAAGATCGAGTCGACAACTGGCGGCGACTACGCGCGGTACTATCCGCCGATGGCCGGTGAGTATGGGGCGTTCTTCGCAGGCATCAATCGCAACAAGCGCTCGATGACGCTCAACCTCAAGGAGGAGACGGGCGTCTATGTTCTCCAAAAGCTCGTCGAGGAGGCTGACATCCTCGTCGAGTCGTTTCGGCCGGGCGTCATGGACAGGCTTTGTTTGGGGTACGAGACGCTGTCGGACATCAACGAGGGGCTGATTTACTGCTCGATTTCGGGATACGGCCAGATTGGACCGATGAAGGGCAAGGCCGGCCACGATTTGAATTATATGGCGCGCGCCGGCTTGCTCGAGCAGAACGGGCGCCACGGGGAGAGCCCGGTAGTTCCGGGGTTCCAGTTGGCTGACATCGCCGGTGGGGCGTTGTATGCCGCGGTGGGAATTCTGGCGGCGCTGCACAAGCGCGAGCGCACTGGGAAAGGCGCCCACGTCGATATTTCGATGACCGACGGTGCGCTGAGCTTTCACCTGCCGATGCACTCGTCGTTGGCCGCCGGTCAGCCTCAGGAGCGCGGCCGGGGCATGCTCACAGGAGGGCTTCCTTGCTACAACGTCTACGAGACGAAAGATGGCAAGTACCTATCGGTTGGCTCACTCGAGCCGAAGTTCTGGATGGGATTTGTGCAGGTCATAGACGCCCCGGAGGTCGCAGGTGAGGGCATGAATGCGGGGGAGCAGGGCGAGGAGACACGGGCGCAAGTGGCTGAAGTGCTGCGCCAGAAAACCCTCGAGGAGTGGTTGAGCCTTTTCGAGGAAGCAGATGTCTGCGTCGAGCCGGTGCGTTCGCCGGCCGAGGTCCTCGAAGACGAACTCTTCAAGGCGCGCGAGATGTTCTTCGACATCGCCGGCGTCCACCAGACACGCACGCCACTGACGCCCAAAGACCGCGAACACACGGCAGCGCCCGGCCTCGGTGAACATACTGAGGAGGTGCTCGAGGGGTTGGGGTATGGAGCAGAGGAGGTGGGGGCGATGAAGGACGAGGGGGTCATTTGA